In Populus nigra chromosome 1, ddPopNigr1.1, whole genome shotgun sequence, one genomic interval encodes:
- the LOC133685717 gene encoding subtilisin-like protease SBT2.5 has translation MGSTKSERYFVFMNYDPEYKRLRADRTKRGAYELDMYLSRKHDELLANTLEHGSYEKKISLVIVDGFAVEITEDQASVLRSASGVRVVEKNQELPS, from the exons ATGGGGAGTACAAAAAGTGAGAGATACTTTGTTTTCATGAACTATGATCCTGAATACAAGCGCCTTCGAGCTGATCG GACAAAGAGAGGGGCTTATGAGCTTGATATGTATCTAAGCAGGAAGCATGATGAGTTATTGGCAAACACCCTTGAGCATGGCAGCTacgagaaaaaaatatctttggtCATTGTTGATGGCTTTGCAGTAGAAATCACCGAAGATCAG gCCAGTGTGCTTAGATCTGCTAGTGGGGTGAGAGTTGTGGAGAAGAATCAAGAGCTTCCTAGTTAA
- the LOC133682606 gene encoding probable WRKY transcription factor 41 has product MENGWSWEQKTLITELIQGMELAKQLRAHLNATSSVETRDMLVRRILSSYEKALLILNWGGSMGQPQNAGVSAGVPESPISINGSTRSDDFDGSVKDNQGYNEVSKKRKTTSRWTDQVRVSTDNGLEGHHDDGFSWRKYGQKDILGAKYPRSYYRCSYRNTQNCWATKQVQRSDEDPTVFEITYRGTHSCAHGNQSVPSPEKQEKKRKNTNNNCQQQQSQQALFNFHNSLRVNTEDLDNKEMVSPFSFPSTNGCTKSEGSFSPFISPATPEPTHHSLSPFQMNNFVGVQNLQHLESDFTDIISANTSATNSPIVDLDFSLDQVELDPDFPFDSPGFFS; this is encoded by the exons atggagaatggttGGAGCTGGGAGCAAAAGACATTGATTACTGAGCTAATCCAAGGGATGGAACTAGCAAAACAGTTGAGGGCTCATTTGAATGCAACATCATCAGTTGAAACTAGGGACATGTTAGTACGGAGGATACTATCTTCTTATGAGAAGGCTCTCTTAATTCTCAACTGGGGTGGATCAATGGGACAACCACAAAATGCTGGAGTCTCTGCTGGTGTTCCAGAGTCCCCCATATCCATTAACGGAAGCACTCGAAGTGATGATTTTGATGGGAGTGTTAAGGATAATCAGGGCTATAACGAGGTCTCAAAGAAGAG AAAGACCACTTCCAGATGGACAGATCAGGTTAGAGTCAGTACTGATAATGGACTAGAGGGGCATCATGATGATGGCTTTAGCTGGAGAAAATATGGGCAGAAAGATATTCTAGGAGCAAAATATCCTAG AAGCTATTACAGGTGCTCCTACAGAAATACTCAGAATTGCTGGGCTACAAAGCAAGTGCAGAGATCAGATGAAGATCCCACCGTATTTGAGATCACATACCGAGGAACGCACTCTTGTGCTCATGGAAACCAATCAGTCCCATCAccggaaaaacaagaaaagaaacgaAAGAATACCAATAACAACTGTCAACAACAGCAATCACAGCAAGCCCTCTTTAACTTCCACAACAGCTTAAGGGTTAATACAGAGGACTTGGACAATAAAGAGATGGTATctcccttctcttttccttctacAAATGGATGCACAAAGAGTGAGGGCAGTTTTTCTCCATTTATATCTCCAGCCACACCTGAACCAACTCACCACTCACTTTCACCATTCCAGATGAACAATTTTGTAGGAGTTCAAAATTTGCAACATTTGGAATCGGATTTCACCGATATAATTTCAGCCAACACATCAGCCACCAATTCTCCAATTGTGGACTTGGATTTCTCACTTGATCAAGTGGAATTGGATCCCGACTTTCCATTTGACTCACCAGGATTTTTCTCATAA
- the LOC133682613 gene encoding uncharacterized protein LOC133682613, translated as MQRCIMVLPYLMWMDWLHGGAEALLTLTNLFIVLGLRQALRNASGPMKKIIRSCFSNRRGEEVFHLENTLYFLQSMSLLLRQVHLCIKPSIPTECSRYSKRL; from the exons ATG CAAAGGTGCATTATGGTACTTCCTTACCTAATGTGGATGGATTGGTTGCACGGTGGGGCTGAGGCACTTCTCACTCTAACCAACTTATTCATTGTCTTGGGGCTAAGACAAGCTCTTAGGAATGCAAGTGGTCCCATGAAAAAGATCATCAGATCCTGTTTCAGCAATCGAAGAGGAGAAGAAGTCTTCCATCTAG AGAATACTCTATACTTTCTGCAGTCCATGTCACTTCTGCTCCGCCAAGTGCACCTATGCATTAAGCCTTCAATTCCAACTGAGTGCTCGAGATATTCAAAACGCTTATAA
- the LOC133691423 gene encoding uncharacterized protein LOC133691423 isoform X1, producing MDSSPPTKRRRKTKSEGTNDKSSSSPVVVFAHGAGAPSSSDWMLRWKEMLKKALDAVEVVTFDYPYIAGGKKRAPPKAEKLVEFHKDIVKKTTDKYPAHPLILAGKSMGSRYKFMGVWKCRYAIVSCMVAAEVDIDASAVICLGYPLKAMGGAVRDETLLQLTVPVMFVQGSKDGLCPLEKLEAVCKKMKSHNELHVINGGDHSFKIGKKHLQIKGSTQDQAEDLAVQGISSFVSRCLKGK from the exons ATGGATTCTTCACCTCCAACAAAGAGAAGGCGCAAGACAAAGAGTGAAGGCACAAACGACAAATCCTCGTCCTCGCCTGTGGTTGTCTTTGCTCATGGCGCTGGTGCTCCGTCCTCTTCAGATTGGATGCTCAG ATGGAAGGAGATGTTAAAGAAAGCTTTGGATGCTGTTGAAGTTGTCACATTTGACTATCCCT atattGCTGGTGGGAAAAAAAGGGCTCCTCCAAAAGCGGAGAAATTGGTGGAGTTTCATAAAGATATTGTGAAAAAGACTACTGATAAGTACCCCGCTCATCCTCTTATCTTGGCTGGAAAATCCATGGGTTCAAGGTATAAATTTATGGGAGTTTGGAAGTGTAGATATGCCAT AGTGAGCTGCATGGTTGCTGCCGAGGTTGACATAGATGCTTCAGCAGTCATTTGCTTGGGATATCCACTTAAG GCCATGGGTGGAGCTGTGCGGGATGAGACTCTATTGCAACTTACTGTCCCTGTCATGTTTGTACAG GGTAGCAAAGATGGGCTTTGTCCCCTTGAAAAGCTGGAAGCTGTTTGCAAGAAGATGAAATCTCACAATGAGTTGCATGTGATTAATGGTGGTGACCACTCTTTTAAGATTGGCAAAAAGCATTTGCAAATAAAGGGTTCAACCCAAGATCAAGCTGAAGATCTTGCTGTTCAGGGTATTTCATCATTTGTCTCCAGGTGTCTTAAAGGAAAGTGA
- the LOC133691423 gene encoding uncharacterized protein LOC133691423 isoform X2, with protein MDSSPPTKRRRKTKSEGTNDKSSSSPVVVFAHGAGAPSSSDWMLRWKEMLKKALDAVEVVTFDYPYIAGGKKRAPPKAEKLVEFHKDIVKKTTDKYPAHPLILAGKSMGSRVSCMVAAEVDIDASAVICLGYPLKAMGGAVRDETLLQLTVPVMFVQGSKDGLCPLEKLEAVCKKMKSHNELHVINGGDHSFKIGKKHLQIKGSTQDQAEDLAVQGISSFVSRCLKGK; from the exons ATGGATTCTTCACCTCCAACAAAGAGAAGGCGCAAGACAAAGAGTGAAGGCACAAACGACAAATCCTCGTCCTCGCCTGTGGTTGTCTTTGCTCATGGCGCTGGTGCTCCGTCCTCTTCAGATTGGATGCTCAG ATGGAAGGAGATGTTAAAGAAAGCTTTGGATGCTGTTGAAGTTGTCACATTTGACTATCCCT atattGCTGGTGGGAAAAAAAGGGCTCCTCCAAAAGCGGAGAAATTGGTGGAGTTTCATAAAGATATTGTGAAAAAGACTACTGATAAGTACCCCGCTCATCCTCTTATCTTGGCTGGAAAATCCATGGGTTCAAG AGTGAGCTGCATGGTTGCTGCCGAGGTTGACATAGATGCTTCAGCAGTCATTTGCTTGGGATATCCACTTAAG GCCATGGGTGGAGCTGTGCGGGATGAGACTCTATTGCAACTTACTGTCCCTGTCATGTTTGTACAG GGTAGCAAAGATGGGCTTTGTCCCCTTGAAAAGCTGGAAGCTGTTTGCAAGAAGATGAAATCTCACAATGAGTTGCATGTGATTAATGGTGGTGACCACTCTTTTAAGATTGGCAAAAAGCATTTGCAAATAAAGGGTTCAACCCAAGATCAAGCTGAAGATCTTGCTGTTCAGGGTATTTCATCATTTGTCTCCAGGTGTCTTAAAGGAAAGTGA